A window of Pedococcus badiiscoriae genomic DNA:
AACACCATCGGCGTGCCCACGGAGCGGATCGTCCGGCGCGGCAAGCTCGACAACTACTGGCACATGGGGGTCCCCGGCCCCGGCGGCCCGTGCAGCGAGATCTACCTCGACCGTGGCCCGGAGTACGGCCGCGAAGGCGGTCCGGCCGTCGACGAGGACCGCTACCTCGAGTTCTGGAACCTCGTGTTCATGCAGTACGAGCTGTCCGCCGTCCGCGCCAAGGACGACTTCGACATCTCCGGCGACCTGCCCAAGAAGAACATCGACACCGGCATGGGCCTCGAGCGGATGGCGACCCTGCTCCAGGGGGTCGACAACCTGTACGAGATCGACGAGGTCTACCCGGTGCTGGACCGGGCGGCCGAGCTGACCGGCAAGAAGTACGGCGCCCACTCCGGCCACGCGGCCAGCGAGTCGCACCCCGACGACGTGCGTCTGCGGGTCGTCGCGGACCACGTGCGGTCGAGTCTGATGCTCATCGGCGACGGCGTGACCCCCGGCAACGAGGGTCGCGGCTACGTGCTGCGCCGGATGCTGCGTCGCGCGGTGCGCTCGATGCGACTGCTGGGGTTCGACGAGCCGAGCCTGCCGCTGCTGCTGCCGGTGTCCCTCGAGCGGATGAAGAACTCCTACCCCGAGCTGGAGGCCGGTTTCGACCGCATCTCCCAGATCGCGTATGCCGAGGAGGAGGCGTTCCGTCGAACCCTCGCCGCGGGCACGACGATCCTCGACACGGCGGTCTCGCGCACCAAGGACTCCGGTGGCACGACCCTCGCCGGTGACCAGGCGTTCGCGCTGCACGACACCTACGGCTTCCCCATCGACCTGACGCTCGAGATGGCGTCGGAGCAGGGCCTGGAGGTCGACCGCGAGGGCTTCACCCGGCTCATGCAGGAGCAGCGCAACCGGGCCAAGGCCGACGCCAAGGCGAAGAAGGGCGGCCACGCCAACACCGAGGTCTGGAAGGACCTGCGTGCCCTCGGCGCCACGGACTGGCGCGCCTACCAGGAGCTGACCAGCGACGCGAAGGTGCTCGGCATCGTCGTGGACGGTGAGCGCGTCGAGGAGCTCGAGCCGGGCCAGCGCGGTCAGGTCGTGCTCGACCGCACGCCGTTCTATGCCGAGTCCGGCGGCCAGATCGCCGACGAGGGCGTCATCACCGCCGACGGCGCCCACCTGAAGGTGGTGGACGTCCAGCGACCCGTCAAGGGACTGGTCGCGCACACCGTCGAGGTGGTCTCGGGTCCGCTGCGGACCGGTCAGGACGTGTCCGCGCAGGTGGACGCCGACTGGCGGGTCTCGGCCTGCCAGGCGCACTCGGGCACCCACGTCGTGCACGCGGCGCTGCGCCAGGTGCTCGGCCCGACCGCCCTGCAGTCGGGCTCGTACAACAAGCCGGGCTACCTGCGACTGGACTTCGCGTGGGGCCAGGGCCTCTCGCCCGAGACCCGCAGCGAGATCGAGGAGGTCGCGAACCTCGCCGTCCGCCAGGACCTGCCGGTCTCCGCGCAGTACATGACCCTCCCGCAGGCGCGCGAGTTCGGCGCCCTCGCGCTGTTCGGTGAGACCTACGACGAGCAGGTCCGCGTCATCGAGATCGGCGGCCCCTGGTCGCGCGAGCTCTGCGGTGGGACGCACGTCGGCCACTCCTCGCAGATCGGCGCGCTGACGGTGACGGGGGAGTCGTCCGTCGGATCCGGGGTGCGACGCCTCGAGGCCTTCGTCGGCATGGAGGCACTGCGCTACCTCGCCAAGGAGCGGGCCCTGGTCGCCGAGCTGACCGACATCGTCAAGGTGCAGCCCAGCGAGCTCCGGGACCGGGTGGCGGCCCTCGTGACGCGCGTCCGCGACGCCGAGCGCGAGCTGGAGAAGCTGCGTCGCGAGCAGGTCCAGGCAGCCACCGGCAAGCTGGTCCACTACGCCCACGACGTCGCCGGCGTCCGGGTGCTCACCCACGACGCGGGCGATGGCGCATCGGCCGACGACCTGCGCACGATGGTCCTGGACCTGCGCGGCCGCCTCGGCGACACCGCGCCCTCGGTCGTGGCGCTGACGGGTGTGTCTGCCGGTCGGCCGGCCATCGTGGTGGCCACCAACCCCGGCGCCCGTGAGCGGGGCATCAAGGCCGGCGCCCTGGTGCGGCTCGCGGCCCAGGTGCTCGGCGGCGGCGGTGGCGGCAAGGACGACCTGGCGCAGGGCGGCGGGACCGACCCCAGCCGCACCGGCGAGGCGCTCGGCCAGATCGACAGCGCCGTCCACGCGGCGACCCAGGGACCTGGGTGAACCAGTCCGCCCCCACCTCGATGCCCACCCGCCACGGCCGGCGGGTGGGCATCGACGTCGGCAGCGTGCGCATCGGCGTCGCTGCCAGCGACCCGGACGCCCTCCTGGCCACGCCGGTGCGGACCGTGGCGAGGGATCCCGACCCCACCGCCGCAGCCTCGGCCGACCTCGAGGAGGTGGCCGCCATCGTGACCGAGCTGGCGGCCGTGGAGGTCGTGGTCGGCCTGCCTCGCACCCTGGCCGGTGCGGAAGGACCTGCCGCGGAGGCGGCCCGCACGTATGCTGGGCGGCTGTCGGTGCGCATCGCCCCGGTGCCCGTGCGTCTGGTCGACGAACGGCTCACGACGGTCGACGCACACCGCAACCTCCGCGAGAGCGGGGTCGACGGTCGGCGTCAGCGTTCGGTTGTCGACCAGGCCGCCGCGGTGCTCATCCTGCAGGGTGCGCTCGACGCGGAGCGCAACTCCGGGCGACCGCCCGGTGAGCTGGTCAGGACGGACGGGCGCAAGCCCAGGACGAAGGACAGGCGGCGATGACCAACCCCCATCTGGAGCACTCGATCTTCGGGGGGCACGAGGACGGGCACGGGAGCCCGTCCGACATCCGCAGCCGATCGGACCGTCGCCGGCCCGGGCGGCGACCGCGCCGTCGGGGGCGGCGTTTCGGCTGCCTGTTCGTGGCGCTCGCGATCGTCGCGGGGGCGGCGTTCGCGGCATACACGGTGCTGCGCCCCGTGGTCGACGGCTTCTTCGCGAGCAACGACTACCCGGGCCCCGGCACGGGTGAGGTGCAGGTCGTCGTCAACGATGGGGACACCGGCCGCACCATCGGCGCCGCGCTGCAGAAGGCCGACGTCGTCAAGTCGGTCAAGGCCTACCTCGACGCCGCCGCGGCCGACCCGCGCTCGGCGGCGATCCAGCCCGGCAGCTACACGATGCGCAAGCAGATGACGGCCAAGGCCGCCCTGGCCATCCTCGTGGACTCCAAGAACCGCGTCGTCCCGCGCGTCACCGTGCGCGAGGGGCTCTGGAAGAGCGAGGTCTTCGCGGCCCTGTCCAAGGGCACCGGCGTGCCGGTCGCGGACTACATCGCGGCAGCCAAGGACGCCCAGGCCCTCGGCCTGCCGGCGGCCGCCAAGGGCAACGTCGAGGGATATCTCTACCCCGCGACCTACGAGTTCCCGGTGAAGGCGACGGCGGCCCAGCAGCTCAAGATCATGGTGGCCCAGGCGCTGGCCGAGCTCCAGAAGGCCGGCGTCGCGGAGGCCGACTACCAGCGGACGCTCATCGTGGCCTCGATCGTCGAGGGCGAGGCCGGGGTCGCCGACCGTGGCAAGGTCGCCCGCGTCGTGGAGAACCGCCTCGACAACCCGAGGGGCCCCACCGTCGGCCTGCTGCAGATGGACTCGACGGTCAACTTCGCGCTCCAGAAGCGCGGCAACCTCACCAAGCCCCAGTACGACTCCGCGAAGTCCAACCCCTACGACACCTACACCCACAAGGGCCTTCCCCCGGGTCCGATCAGCAGTCCGGGCGCCAAGGCCATCGAGGCCGCTGCGCACCCGACCCCGGGGCCGTGGTTCTACTTCGTGACGGTCAACTACGACACCGGCGAGACCCTCTTCGCCACCACCCAGGCCGAGCACGACCGCAACAACGCGCAGCGGCAGGCCTGGTGCGACGCCAACAAGCCGAAGTGCGAGGGCGGTGGCTGACCCGCGCCGCGCGGCGGTCCTCGGATCACCGGTGGCGCACTCCCTGTCACCGGTGCTGCACAGCGCGGGCTACCGAGCGCTGGGCCTCACGCAGTGGTCGTATGCCGCGCACGAGGTGCGCGAGTCGGAGCTCGCCGGGTGGGTGGGCGCCCTCGACGGCTCGTGGCGGGGACTCAGCCTCACGATGCCCCTCAAGGAGGTCGCCTCCACCGTCGCCACGACCACCACCGAGACGGCCCGCGTCACTGGTGCGGTGAACACGCTGGTGCGCCGGGGCGACGGTGGCTGGGACGCCCACAACACCGATGTCCGGGGGATCGAGGCGGCGCTGGCGGCCGTCGAGCACGGCGGTAGCACCACCGTGCTCGGAGGGGGCGCCACGGCGCGGTCCGCGGTGATCGCCCTCGGTGGCCTCGGGGTGGAACGGATCCGGCTCGCGGTGCGCGGTGAGCCCCGGCCCGAGACCCTGCGCGTCGCCGTGCACGCCGGCATCGCCGTGGAGGTCGTCCCGCTGGCGTCGTGGGGCAGAGGTCACCGCGGCGGACTCGTGGTCAGCACCCTGCCGCCCGCGGCCTCCGAGTCGGCTGCGCTGGCCATGGGGCACCACAGCCGCCCGGGCACCCTGATGGATGTGGTCTACGCGGACTGGCCCACGCCGCTGGCCCGCGCGGCCGCCGCGGTGGGCATGGAGGTGGTGTCGGGGCTCGACATGCTGGTCTATCAGGCGGCCGAGCAGTTCCGGCTGTTCACCGGTGAGCAGGCGCCGGTCCAGGCGATGTACGCGGCCGGGAGACAGGCCCTCGGCCGATGATCGACGTCGCTACCGGCTCGGGGGTCGCCGCCTGGGTCGTCCTCCTGCTGGCCGTGGCAGGGGCGGGCCTCGGAGCGCTGACGGGGCGCACGCTCGCGCGGGCCGGCTACCGGATCGAGTCCGACGAGGCCGGCGCGCCCCCTCGCCACTGGTGGTGGCCGGCCGTCGAGCTGGCGCTCCTGTGGGCGCTGGTGGGCTGGCGGTTCGGCGACTTCGCGGGCTGGGCCGCCCTGCCGCCGTACCTGTTGTTCGCCTGGCTGGCCGTCGGGCTGGTGTGGATCGACGCCGACGTGCACCGGCTCCCGGACGGGCTGGTGCTGCCGGCCTACCCTGCCCTGCTCGTGCTGGTCGTCATCGCCACGGCCGGCCTGGGTGACTGGAGCGCCCTCGTGCGGGCGCTGGCCTGCCTGGCGGGCATGTACGCCCTGTACTTCGTCCTGGCGTTCGTCTCGCCGAGCTCGCTGGGCTTCGGCGACGTCAAGCTGTCCGGCCTGATCGGGCTGCTGCTGGGGTGGATCGGCGTCGGGCAGGCCGTGGTCGGCCTGTTGGCGGCGTTCGTCGTGGGTGGGCTGATCGCGGTGGTCATGCTGGTCGGGCAACGGGTCGGGCTGCGCTCGCACATCGCGTTCGGGCCGTCGATGATCGCCGGCGCGTTCGTCGCGCTGGTCTTCGAGTACCACGTGCTGGCCTAGCCGAACCGGCCCGTGGCCTGCATGGGAGGATCGGGGCATGCTTCGCTGGTTGACCGCAGGTGAGTCCCATGGCCCGGCCCTCCTCGCGACGATCGAGGGTCTGCCGGCCGGGGTGCAGGTGACGACCAAGGACATCGCGGCCGCCCTGGCCCGGCGCCGCCTCGGCTTCGGCCGTGGTGCCCGGATGAAGTTCGAGCAGGACGACGTCGAGTTCCTCGGTGGCCTGCGCCACGGCGTGACGATGGGCTCCCCGGTCGCCATCCGGATCGGCAACACCGAGTGGCCGAAGTGGGAGACGGTGATGTCGCCGGACCCCGTCTCCGCGCAGGCGTATGCCGCGTCCGACGACGTCAACGCCGACAAGGAAGTTG
This region includes:
- the alaS gene encoding alanine--tRNA ligase: METAEIRRRFLSFYESKGHTIVPSSPLVYDDPNLLFVNAGMVPFKPYFLGQQAPQWDRATSVQKCVRTGDIEEVGKTSRHGTFFQMNGNFSFGDYFKEGAITFAWELITTPQGQGGYGLDPDKIWPTVYEDDDEAFDLWKNTIGVPTERIVRRGKLDNYWHMGVPGPGGPCSEIYLDRGPEYGREGGPAVDEDRYLEFWNLVFMQYELSAVRAKDDFDISGDLPKKNIDTGMGLERMATLLQGVDNLYEIDEVYPVLDRAAELTGKKYGAHSGHAASESHPDDVRLRVVADHVRSSLMLIGDGVTPGNEGRGYVLRRMLRRAVRSMRLLGFDEPSLPLLLPVSLERMKNSYPELEAGFDRISQIAYAEEEAFRRTLAAGTTILDTAVSRTKDSGGTTLAGDQAFALHDTYGFPIDLTLEMASEQGLEVDREGFTRLMQEQRNRAKADAKAKKGGHANTEVWKDLRALGATDWRAYQELTSDAKVLGIVVDGERVEELEPGQRGQVVLDRTPFYAESGGQIADEGVITADGAHLKVVDVQRPVKGLVAHTVEVVSGPLRTGQDVSAQVDADWRVSACQAHSGTHVVHAALRQVLGPTALQSGSYNKPGYLRLDFAWGQGLSPETRSEIEEVANLAVRQDLPVSAQYMTLPQAREFGALALFGETYDEQVRVIEIGGPWSRELCGGTHVGHSSQIGALTVTGESSVGSGVRRLEAFVGMEALRYLAKERALVAELTDIVKVQPSELRDRVAALVTRVRDAERELEKLRREQVQAATGKLVHYAHDVAGVRVLTHDAGDGASADDLRTMVLDLRGRLGDTAPSVVALTGVSAGRPAIVVATNPGARERGIKAGALVRLAAQVLGGGGGGKDDLAQGGGTDPSRTGEALGQIDSAVHAATQGPG
- the ruvX gene encoding Holliday junction resolvase RuvX — encoded protein: MPTRHGRRVGIDVGSVRIGVAASDPDALLATPVRTVARDPDPTAAASADLEEVAAIVTELAAVEVVVGLPRTLAGAEGPAAEAARTYAGRLSVRIAPVPVRLVDERLTTVDAHRNLRESGVDGRRQRSVVDQAAAVLILQGALDAERNSGRPPGELVRTDGRKPRTKDRRR
- the mltG gene encoding endolytic transglycosylase MltG — translated: MTNPHLEHSIFGGHEDGHGSPSDIRSRSDRRRPGRRPRRRGRRFGCLFVALAIVAGAAFAAYTVLRPVVDGFFASNDYPGPGTGEVQVVVNDGDTGRTIGAALQKADVVKSVKAYLDAAAADPRSAAIQPGSYTMRKQMTAKAALAILVDSKNRVVPRVTVREGLWKSEVFAALSKGTGVPVADYIAAAKDAQALGLPAAAKGNVEGYLYPATYEFPVKATAAQQLKIMVAQALAELQKAGVAEADYQRTLIVASIVEGEAGVADRGKVARVVENRLDNPRGPTVGLLQMDSTVNFALQKRGNLTKPQYDSAKSNPYDTYTHKGLPPGPISSPGAKAIEAAAHPTPGPWFYFVTVNYDTGETLFATTQAEHDRNNAQRQAWCDANKPKCEGGG
- a CDS encoding shikimate dehydrogenase, translating into MADPRRAAVLGSPVAHSLSPVLHSAGYRALGLTQWSYAAHEVRESELAGWVGALDGSWRGLSLTMPLKEVASTVATTTTETARVTGAVNTLVRRGDGGWDAHNTDVRGIEAALAAVEHGGSTTVLGGGATARSAVIALGGLGVERIRLAVRGEPRPETLRVAVHAGIAVEVVPLASWGRGHRGGLVVSTLPPAASESAALAMGHHSRPGTLMDVVYADWPTPLARAAAAVGMEVVSGLDMLVYQAAEQFRLFTGEQAPVQAMYAAGRQALGR
- a CDS encoding prepilin peptidase; its protein translation is MIDVATGSGVAAWVVLLLAVAGAGLGALTGRTLARAGYRIESDEAGAPPRHWWWPAVELALLWALVGWRFGDFAGWAALPPYLLFAWLAVGLVWIDADVHRLPDGLVLPAYPALLVLVVIATAGLGDWSALVRALACLAGMYALYFVLAFVSPSSLGFGDVKLSGLIGLLLGWIGVGQAVVGLLAAFVVGGLIAVVMLVGQRVGLRSHIAFGPSMIAGAFVALVFEYHVLA